TGCACCCTTTACGCTTGGCTGCAAGTACTGCACTTGGCGTCATCGCTAGCCTTCTTGCTTTGCTTCTTCCCTATCCTCGTCTTGCGACTTCTGAGGTTATTGTTAGATATATAATCATTCATATTCTTTGTATTCAGATACAATTAGTcataaaaattaacataaataataTAAGCTGTACGTGCAGGTAAAGAGAAATTACAAGGTATTAAGGAAGAGTATGTTGAAGAGAATGCAAGTGCTAATAAAGGTAATATGCGAGGATGACATCAATTCTGCATCTTCACATGCATTAGTCACTCATGCTAACTCTTTCGTAACTACTCAAACCAAGCTCTTTCAAGCAATCGTTGGCCGTCAAGTAAGTTCAGCTATCAACTTCAGGTAAAAataattgataaatttatttaaaaataaaatcttattATGTGTATTCCATTTTGAACAGGATAGCATACGGTGGGAGACACCTCTACTTAAGGTTTTCAGGTTGCATTGCTGGGTCCCAATGAAGAGGCTTCAACAGATAGATACCAACCTCAGAGGGATGGAATTGGCTTTGAAAAGTACCAACTCATTCCCAGTCAACATTGTTATTCTCAATGAAGACCTTAAACATGGCCTTAGTACACTAGAGGAACATGTTACCTTAACCACAAAACATGGGGCTTCCCTAACTGTTCCTGAATCAAGCACAAAAGCCACAACAAATTTCCTCCAATCATTTCATACCATGCCAACAACCCACCAAGATTTACCCActtatttcttcttattttgtgcCAAACTCCTTCACAACACATCCTTCACTACTACGTCTTGTGTTGTACACAAAGACAAAGCTCAAATTTCCCCAAACAGTAAAGGAAACTGCTCTAACTACTGGGCCATAATAATGGGAAACACAAACCTTGTTCCAGCAATTAAATTTTCAATCTCATTGGGCCTTGCAGTGTTCATGGGATTAACCTACAGCAAAGAGAATGGGTTCTGGGCCGGGCTTCCTGTTGCAGTTAGCTATGTTTCAGGAAGGGAGCCCACATTCAGAGCAGCAAATGTAAAGGCCCAAGGGACAGTGTTAGGAACTGTGTATGGAGTTTTGGGCTGTTTTGTCTTTGAGAAATTTTTGCCCATTAGATTTGTTTCTCTCCTTCCGTGGTTTGTTTTTGCAAGCATCCTTCAGAGAAGCCGAATGTATGGCCCAGCAGGTGGAATATCTGCGGTTATTGGGGCTGTTCTAATCCTTGGTAGGAAAAACTTTGGCCCACCAAGCGAATTTGCCATTGCAAGAATCATTGAAACTTTTATTGGGCTTTTATGTTCTATTTTTGTGGACCTAATATTCATGCCCAAAAGGGCTTCTACTTTAGCCAAAGTTGGGCTCTCTCAAAGTTTGGTCACAATTGGTGAGTCCATTGGGTCATTAGGCCTAATTGGAGTTGCAGGCAAAACTGATTTGGAAGATAACATAAGAAAGTTTAGAATGCAAGTTAATGAGCTAAGGAAGTTTGTGGTGGAAGCAGAGATTGAGCCTAATTTCTGGTTCTTAAAATTTCATAAAGAGTGTTATAATAAGCTTTTGGGATCATTGTCAAATTTGGTGGATCTCTTGCACTTTGGAGATCATGCATTGAAGTTTATCCAACAAGAATTTCATATGGAGGATGAGATATATGATGAGAAAGAGGATGTGAACATGCTACAAGATGAACTTGGACACATTAAGGAGTTGATTTGCTCTTCAATCCAACATTTGGAGGAAATATCTAGAATGAAATCTCTTAAGATTCTTGAGGAGGAGATTGAGAGAAAGAGAATCTCTAGTGATCTTGAACATGGAAAGTCAACCAAGTGTGATGCATGGATGCTTTCTATTTTGGGCAAGGAAGGAATAGAGAATAAGATAGACTCTTTTCTTCAAAGGTCAACAAGTGTTGTTGAGAGCTTGTATGATGGTGAAAATGAGAAAGAGTTGAAGAGCCAAATTGTGCTGAGTTTGAGTGCTTTGGGTTTTTGCTTGAAGACTATTATGCAAGAGGTGATGCAAATTGAAGAGTGCATGAAAGAACTTGTTCAGTGGAACAATCCCAATAGCGAGATTAATTTGTATGAGATATCATGTAAATTATATGCTTTGTACAAATGAAATTAAAGTCCAAGCTGTGTATAATCATTTTTATGATATAGTCCGCTTATGTTAATGTTAACTTGTTAAAACGAGTTAACTTAAAATTGAAATGTTGATACTGAGATGATATGATTATTAAGGcggaaaagaagataagatattagataagattaaaattgaatttaaataaatcAATCGTTTTTAACAAAAGTTATCTAAATCTGAGTTTCATGTActtaaatatttgattttaaaatttaagaaaagatacCAAGGCTAAACAAGAACAAAATCAGTAACGCATGCTATTGACTtggtattaatattattattgtaaCCGGACTATTAATTATATattgagaaaaatatttttaaaaattttttgaatcaaaatattgtTGCGGATAATTGATAATATTGAAAcataaattcttatcttttttaattaatatagAGAGATTAAAATTTGGATTGAATTCGGTAGAAAACATGGGGTCCACGTTGGTCCAATAACCGTCATCACAAATGACGTGGCAGGCCATTATATAGTAACGTTGTACTTCACATACGCATGCAGCAACAGAGCATATTCGCTTTCGTTCTTCACACTCCAACTAGTTTGATCCTTTCACTTTCACTTACTCTCATCCGTGATCTCTCCCACCATCAACACCTCAATTTCTCATTAGTCGGGTAATTTCACACCCTTTATTTTATACAGACTAGTCAAAGGCACAAATTTCAATGTGGGGCTTCTGTTGGTTGCGTTTTATtcgttatttttatttattttttccccTTTTCTGAATGTTTACTTCAGAATATTAGTTTGGTGTGATTTCCATTACTGTGTCGTTGCCTGGGTGCTTTCATTATGTCTTCCTCCTACTTTCCGTGACTTTCAAGGATTCCATTACTCAATTGTTTTTCTTCCAAATTTCTATATTTTTCATATTCATAAATGTTTTTATTCCCTTTTAAATTCACCGTTTGGTGGGGAATCTTAATTTATTCCTGTCTATATATAAATGGGTGTATTAACATTCTATGCTTGTATCAGAAGAGTGGTTAGGGTTTTGTGTTGCTAATTTTCTAGACCTATTATTCATCAGGTTCAGTTCctgttcttttcttcttctttttttaaagCCAGATTATTTGGATTGTGAATGTTATTTATCCACCAgaactttttttattttgcaggattttgatttttgaaggtCTCTGACAATGGCAAACAATTCTTCTAATGGAGATCACCAAACATCAACAAAGCAGCCACCTCTGCCATCTCCCTTGCGTTTCTCCAAATTCTTTCAGGTGAGCCATTGCATCGTTGATTGATTCGAACTTCCAGCTTACTTAATAGTTTTAAATTCATGTTCTTTTGTTGCAAACAAGTCACTGTGATCATCATGTTGATtgcattatttaattatatataactcaTAATGCTAGAATTTTATTGATTGAAGATTTGGTTTATGTTATGTCTTTTTCTTCCCCATATGTTGAATATGATGTGACCATAATTAGTTAATGATACAATGAATCAATTGTTGTTTACAAGTCTGTTTCTAAGTCACACATTGATACTGTAAACAGATCAGTATAGACAGTATACTGTATACTAACTGTATTCAGtgtttttttttccctttctgtTTTTATATTCATTGTTGTATCTATGCTTCTGGATTATGTATATGAGAGGTGAATTATGCATCTTTGATCCAATTTGTATTTGGTGTTTGGCTATAAGCTTTACCCCAATCACTAATTTCACAGAAACATCTTTTTACCTCGATCGATGCCGTGTTTTACCTTTacctattattaatttattattcctTCTTGATTACAGTCCAACATGAGAATATTGGTCACTGGAGGAGCTGGATTCATCGGGTCTCACCTGGTTGACAGATTGatggaaaatgaaaaaaatgaggtCAGCATGTTACACTTAAAGaatttttattcatgtttaaatAATTCTAAATAAATGAAATAACTTCCTATCATCTTATATGAAATAAATTATGATAAAGCAAATAGGACAATGTGTGATTTAACGAAGTTCTGCCACAATAACCTTGTCTTTAACCAGGTCATTGTTGCTGATAACTACTTCACTGGATCCAAGG
The DNA window shown above is from Arachis ipaensis cultivar K30076 chromosome B08, Araip1.1, whole genome shotgun sequence and carries:
- the LOC107614495 gene encoding uncharacterized protein LOC107614495, with product MARFQFPALWQACLASAFRTALACTIVGSVTLLGPPSIQTLITFPAFSYVSLVLIIINDATFGDTFRACWLALYATIQAIGPAMLTLWAVHPARLSNATTAVAVAVAAFVVVLPSDRSTHLLAKRISLGQIVLVYVTGYANGVHTDPLMHPLRLAASTALGVIASLLALLLPYPRLATSEVKRNYKVLRKSMLKRMQVLIKVICEDDINSASSHALVTHANSFVTTQTKLFQAIVGRQDSIRWETPLLKVFRLHCWVPMKRLQQIDTNLRGMELALKSTNSFPVNIVILNEDLKHGLSTLEEHVTLTTKHGASLTVPESSTKATTNFLQSFHTMPTTHQDLPTYFFLFCAKLLHNTSFTTTSCVVHKDKAQISPNSKGNCSNYWAIIMGNTNLVPAIKFSISLGLAVFMGLTYSKENGFWAGLPVAVSYVSGREPTFRAANVKAQGTVLGTVYGVLGCFVFEKFLPIRFVSLLPWFVFASILQRSRMYGPAGGISAVIGAVLILGRKNFGPPSEFAIARIIETFIGLLCSIFVDLIFMPKRASTLAKVGLSQSLVTIGESIGSLGLIGVAGKTDLEDNIRKFRMQVNELRKFVVEAEIEPNFWFLKFHKECYNKLLGSLSNLVDLLHFGDHALKFIQQEFHMEDEIYDEKEDVNMLQDELGHIKELICSSIQHLEEISRMKSLKILEEEIERKRISSDLEHGKSTKCDAWMLSILGKEGIENKIDSFLQRSTSVVESLYDGENEKELKSQIVLSLSALGFCLKTIMQEVMQIEECMKELVQWNNPNSEINLYEISCKLYALYK